The following are encoded together in the Mesoplodon densirostris isolate mMesDen1 chromosome 2, mMesDen1 primary haplotype, whole genome shotgun sequence genome:
- the MUC1 gene encoding mucin-1 isoform X1 — translation MTPDIQAPFFFLLLLFQVLTGSAASPVDDGTSPARPSGASPPSTSPASGSAASPVHDGTSPWATSGPSPPSTSPASGSAASAVHGGTSPLSTSPASGSAASPVHDGTSPRATSGPSPPSTSPASGSAASPDHSDTSPRATSGPSPPSTSPASGSAASPDHDGTSPSRPSGPSPLSTSPASGSAASPVHDGTSPRATSGPSPLSTSPASGSAASAVHDGTSPRATSGPSPPSTSPASGSAASPVHDGTSPWATSGPSPPSTSPASGSAASAVHGGTSPLSTSPASGSAASPVHDGTSPRATSGPSPPSTSPASGSAASPVHDGTSPSRPSGPSPLSTSPASGSAASPVHDGTSPRATSGPSPLSTSPASGSAASAVHDGTSPRATSGPSPPSTSPASGSAASPVDDGTSPWATSGPSPPSTSPASGSAASPVHDGTSPWATSGPSPPSTSPASGSAASAVHDGTSPRATSPASRSVITAHEGTSSKVTMTQASKGTPTTVPSSYTPTISASHTTGTIASSTIQSIVPPTSSNHKTSQQLPIRISLFFLSFRITNLQFNSSLENPSTSYYQKLQRSISVLFVQTYKQEDFLGLSDIEFRPGSVLIKLTLVFQEGTTAHNVERQLGQLEAAAVKYNLTISGVSVRDASFPSSAQSGSGVPGWGIALLVLACVLVALAIIYLIALVVCQCRQTNYGQLDLFPTRDAYHPMSEYPTYHTHGCYVPPGSTKRSPFEEVSAGNGGSTLSYANLAATSANL, via the exons ATGACACCGGACATCCAGgcccctttcttcttcctgctgctgCTATTCCAAGTGCTTACAG GCTCGGCTGCCTCTCCGGTCGACGATGGCACCTCACCCGCCAGGCCCAGTGGAGCCTCACCTCCGAGCACCAGCCCTGCCTCAGGCTCGGCTGCCTCTCCGGTCCACGATGGCACCTCACCCTGGGCCACCAGTGGCCCCTCACCTCCGAGCACCAGCCCTGCCTCAGGCTCGGCTGCCTCTGCGGTCCACGGTGGCACCTCACCTCTGAGCACCAGCCCTGCCTCAGGCTCGGCTGCCTCTCCGGTCCACGATGGCACCTCACCCCGGGCCACCAGTGGCCCCTCACCTCCGAGCACCAGCCCTGCCTCAGGCTCGGCTGCCTCTCCGGACCACAGTGACACCTCACCCCGGGCCACCAGTGGCCCCTCACCTCCGAGCACCAGCCCTGCCTCAGGCTCGGCTGCCTCTCCGGACCACGATGGCACCTCACCCTCCAGGCCCAGTGGCCCCTCACCTCTGAGCACCAGCCCTGCCTCAGGCTCGGCTGCCTCTCCGGTCCACGATGGCACCTCACCCCGGGCCACCAGTGGCCCCTCACCTCTGAGCACCAGCCCTGCCTCAGGCTCGGCTGCCTCTGCGGTCCACGATGGCACCTCACCCCGGGCCACCAGTGGCCCCTCACCTCCGAGCACCAGCCCTGCCTCAGGCTCGGCTGCCTCTCCGGTCCACGATGGCACCTCACCCTGGGCCACCAGTGGCCCCTCACCTCCGAGCACCAGCCCTGCCTCAGGCTCGGCTGCCTCTGCGGTCCACGGTGGCACCTCACCTCTGAGCACCAGCCCTGCCTCAGGCTCGGCTGCCTCTCCGGTCCACGATGGCACCTCACCCCGGGCCACCAGTGGCCCCTCACCTCCGAGCACCAGCCCTGCCTCAGGCTCGGCTGCCTCTCCGGTCCACGATGGCACCTCACCCTCCAGGCCCAGTGGCCCCTCACCTCTGAGCACCAGCCCTGCCTCAGGCTCGGCTGCCTCTCCGGTCCACGATGGCACCTCACCCCGGGCCACCAGTGGCCCCTCACCTCTGAGCACCAGCCCTGCCTCAGGCTCGGCTGCCTCTGCGGTCCACGATGGCACCTCACCCCGGGCCACCAGTGGCCCCTCACCTCCGAGCACCAGCCCTGCCTCAGGCTCGGCTGCCTCTCCGGTCGACGATGGCACCTCACCCTGGGCCACCAGTGGCCCCTCACCTCCGAGCACCAGCCCTGCCTCAGGCTCGGCTGCCTCTCCGGTCCACGATGGCACCTCACCCTGGGCCACCAGTGGCCCCTCACCTCCGAGCACCAGCCCTGCCTCAGGCTCGGCTGCCTCTGCGGTCCACGATGGCACCTCACCCCGGGCCACCAGTCCTGCCTCAAGATCAGTTATTACAGCACACGAGGGCACCTCTTCTAAGGTTACCATGACCCAAGCCAGCAAGGGCACTCCAACCACAGTTCCCAGCTCTTATACTCCCACCATTTCTGCCAGCCACACTACCGGGACAATTGCCAGCAGCACTATCCAGAGCATAgtacctcccacctcctccaatCATAAGACTTCTCAGCAGTTGCCTATTAGGATCTCCCTGTTCTTCCTGTCTTTTCGCATTACGAACCTCCAGTTTAACTCTTCCCTGGAAAATCCCAGCACCAGCTACTACCAGAAGCTGCAGAGAAGCATTTCTGTATTG TTTGTGCAGACTTATAAACAAGAGGATTTTCTGGGCCTCTCAGACATCGAGTTCAG GCCAGGATCTGTGTTGATAAAATTAACTTTGGTCTTCCAAGAGGGTACCACTGCCCACAACGTGGAGAGACAGCTTGGTCAGCTTGAAGCAGCAGCAGTCAAATATAACCTGACCATCAGTGGAGTTAGTG TGCGTGATGCAtcatttccttcctctgcccAGTCTGGGTCTGGGGTGCCTGGCTGGGGCATTGCCCTGCTGGTACTGGCCTGTGTTCTGGTTGCCCTGGCCATCATTTATCTCATTGCCCTG GTTGTGTGTCAGTGCAGACAAACAAACTATGGGCAGCTGGACCTCTTTCCAACCCGAGATGCCTACCATCCTATGAGCGAGTACCCCACCTACCACACCCATGGGTGCTATGTGCCCCCTGGCAGTACCAAACGGAGCCCCTTTGAGGAG GTTTCTGCAGGCAACGGTGGCAGCACTCTCTCTTACGCGAACCTGGCAGCCACTTCCGCCAACCTGTAG
- the MUC1 gene encoding mucin-1 isoform X2: MTPDIQAPFFFLLLLFQVLTGSAASPVDDGTSPARPSGASPPSTSPASGSAASPVHDGTSPWATSGPSPPSTSPASGSAASAVHGGTSPLSTSPASGSAASPVHDGTSPRATSGPSPPSTSPASGSAASPDHSDTSPRATSGPSPPSTSPASGSAASPDHDGTSPSRPSGPSPLSTSPASGSAASPVHDGTSPRATSGPSPLSTSPASGSAASAVHDGTSPRATSGPSPPSTSPASGSAASPVHDGTSPWATSGPSPPSTSPASGSAASAVHGGTSPLSTSPASGSAASPVHDGTSPRATSGPSPPSTSPASGSAASPVHDGTSPSRPSGPSPLSTSPASGSAASPVHDGTSPRATSGPSPLSTSPASGSAASAVHDGTSPRATSGPSPPSTSPASGSAASPVDDGTSPWATSGPSPPSTSPASGSAASPVHDGTSPWATSGPSPPSTSPASGSAASAVHDGTSPRATSPASRSVITAHEGTSSKVTMTQASKGTPTTVPSSYTPTISASHTTGTIASSTIQSIVPPTSSNHKTSQQLPIRISLFFLSFRITNLQFNSSLENPSTSYYQKLQRSISVLSFPSHPSLCRLINKRIFWASQTSSSGQDLC, from the exons ATGACACCGGACATCCAGgcccctttcttcttcctgctgctgCTATTCCAAGTGCTTACAG GCTCGGCTGCCTCTCCGGTCGACGATGGCACCTCACCCGCCAGGCCCAGTGGAGCCTCACCTCCGAGCACCAGCCCTGCCTCAGGCTCGGCTGCCTCTCCGGTCCACGATGGCACCTCACCCTGGGCCACCAGTGGCCCCTCACCTCCGAGCACCAGCCCTGCCTCAGGCTCGGCTGCCTCTGCGGTCCACGGTGGCACCTCACCTCTGAGCACCAGCCCTGCCTCAGGCTCGGCTGCCTCTCCGGTCCACGATGGCACCTCACCCCGGGCCACCAGTGGCCCCTCACCTCCGAGCACCAGCCCTGCCTCAGGCTCGGCTGCCTCTCCGGACCACAGTGACACCTCACCCCGGGCCACCAGTGGCCCCTCACCTCCGAGCACCAGCCCTGCCTCAGGCTCGGCTGCCTCTCCGGACCACGATGGCACCTCACCCTCCAGGCCCAGTGGCCCCTCACCTCTGAGCACCAGCCCTGCCTCAGGCTCGGCTGCCTCTCCGGTCCACGATGGCACCTCACCCCGGGCCACCAGTGGCCCCTCACCTCTGAGCACCAGCCCTGCCTCAGGCTCGGCTGCCTCTGCGGTCCACGATGGCACCTCACCCCGGGCCACCAGTGGCCCCTCACCTCCGAGCACCAGCCCTGCCTCAGGCTCGGCTGCCTCTCCGGTCCACGATGGCACCTCACCCTGGGCCACCAGTGGCCCCTCACCTCCGAGCACCAGCCCTGCCTCAGGCTCGGCTGCCTCTGCGGTCCACGGTGGCACCTCACCTCTGAGCACCAGCCCTGCCTCAGGCTCGGCTGCCTCTCCGGTCCACGATGGCACCTCACCCCGGGCCACCAGTGGCCCCTCACCTCCGAGCACCAGCCCTGCCTCAGGCTCGGCTGCCTCTCCGGTCCACGATGGCACCTCACCCTCCAGGCCCAGTGGCCCCTCACCTCTGAGCACCAGCCCTGCCTCAGGCTCGGCTGCCTCTCCGGTCCACGATGGCACCTCACCCCGGGCCACCAGTGGCCCCTCACCTCTGAGCACCAGCCCTGCCTCAGGCTCGGCTGCCTCTGCGGTCCACGATGGCACCTCACCCCGGGCCACCAGTGGCCCCTCACCTCCGAGCACCAGCCCTGCCTCAGGCTCGGCTGCCTCTCCGGTCGACGATGGCACCTCACCCTGGGCCACCAGTGGCCCCTCACCTCCGAGCACCAGCCCTGCCTCAGGCTCGGCTGCCTCTCCGGTCCACGATGGCACCTCACCCTGGGCCACCAGTGGCCCCTCACCTCCGAGCACCAGCCCTGCCTCAGGCTCGGCTGCCTCTGCGGTCCACGATGGCACCTCACCCCGGGCCACCAGTCCTGCCTCAAGATCAGTTATTACAGCACACGAGGGCACCTCTTCTAAGGTTACCATGACCCAAGCCAGCAAGGGCACTCCAACCACAGTTCCCAGCTCTTATACTCCCACCATTTCTGCCAGCCACACTACCGGGACAATTGCCAGCAGCACTATCCAGAGCATAgtacctcccacctcctccaatCATAAGACTTCTCAGCAGTTGCCTATTAGGATCTCCCTGTTCTTCCTGTCTTTTCGCATTACGAACCTCCAGTTTAACTCTTCCCTGGAAAATCCCAGCACCAGCTACTACCAGAAGCTGCAGAGAAGCATTTCTGTATTG TCCTTTCCCTCTCACCCCAGTTTGTGCAGACTTATAAACAAGAGGATTTTCTGGGCCTCTCAGACATCGAGTTCAG GCCAGGATCTGTGTTGA